One window of Flavobacterium dauae genomic DNA carries:
- a CDS encoding 3-ketoacyl-ACP reductase: MSSLKGKNAIITGGGRGLGKAVALLLAQEGVNIGITGRNEDHLKDTVAELEKSGVKATYSIFNVADKTEVDNGIKELVSTLGGVDILVNNAGIGWFGKLEDMPAADWQQVMQTNLFGVYYTAMAVYPYMKENNSGDVINVASTAGLKGGANMSAYAASKAAVISLSQSMMAEWRKSNIRVFTLTPSTIATDMSIDGGLTDGNPDNVLQPEDFAEWVRDILKMKSRALIANGSIFSTNP; encoded by the coding sequence ATGAGTTCATTAAAAGGAAAAAACGCAATAATTACAGGTGGTGGTCGTGGTTTGGGTAAAGCCGTTGCCTTACTGCTTGCTCAAGAAGGTGTAAACATAGGAATTACCGGACGTAACGAAGATCATTTAAAAGACACCGTTGCAGAATTGGAGAAAAGTGGTGTAAAAGCTACATATTCGATTTTTAATGTTGCCGATAAAACAGAGGTTGATAATGGTATAAAAGAATTAGTATCAACCCTTGGAGGTGTAGATATTTTGGTTAATAATGCCGGAATTGGCTGGTTTGGAAAATTAGAAGATATGCCTGCTGCCGATTGGCAACAAGTAATGCAAACCAATCTTTTCGGAGTTTATTACACAGCAATGGCGGTGTATCCATATATGAAAGAAAATAACAGCGGCGATGTAATTAACGTAGCTTCAACAGCAGGATTAAAAGGTGGCGCGAACATGTCTGCTTATGCGGCATCTAAAGCAGCGGTAATTTCTTTATCGCAATCTATGATGGCAGAATGGCGTAAAAGCAACATTCGTGTATTTACCTTGACTCCAAGTACCATTGCTACCGATATGAGTATTGATGGTGGTTTAACCGACGGAAATCCCGACAACGTTCTACAACCAGAAGATTTTGCCGAATGGGTACGCGATATCTTGAAGATGAAAAGCAGAGCGTTAATTGCTAATGGTTCTATTTTTTCGACAAATCCATAA
- a CDS encoding 3-hydroxyacyl-ACP dehydratase — protein MLIPHFYSVKEFNFTDNQLKSIIELNPEHDVFKGHFPNNPVTPGVCMLQILKELTEQATNTNLVIKECSNVKFMALINPEVNAVLAIIIDINPLEEGFKIKASASFDETIALKVNALLTQQL, from the coding sequence ATGTTAATACCTCATTTTTACAGCGTAAAAGAATTTAATTTTACAGACAACCAGTTAAAATCGATTATTGAATTGAACCCTGAACACGATGTGTTTAAAGGGCATTTTCCTAATAATCCGGTAACACCTGGTGTTTGTATGCTGCAAATTTTAAAGGAGTTAACAGAGCAGGCAACCAATACAAATTTGGTTATAAAAGAATGCAGCAACGTAAAGTTTATGGCATTGATAAATCCTGAAGTAAATGCGGTTTTAGCAATTATAATCGATATCAATCCACTAGAAGAAGGCTTTAAAATCAAGGCTTCTGCTAGCTTTGATGAAACCATAGCACTTAAAGTAAATGCTTTGCTAACCCAGCAATTATAA
- a CDS encoding DUF2062 domain-containing protein has translation MNVVQNNKSWCVIIPTYNNAKTLKRVIDGVLNYTSHIFIVNDGSTDKTADILKNYKQLYILNVPQNKGKGNALQVGFKKALALNYDYALTIDSDGQHYPADISVFLEELNATKEPILLIGSRNMTHESVPKKSSFGNRFSNFWFQFETGIKLTDTQSGYRLYPLKHLPKRFFTKKFEFEIEVIVRTAWKNIQVKNVPIQVLYDPNERVSHFRPFRDFTRISILNTVLVIITLLYIKPRNILLKFKKKSFKAFLKEDILQTNDTNEVKAASLALGVFIGIVPVWGFQTFLSIFLAAIFKLNKTISFVGSNISLPPFIPFIVLGSLKVGSFFVGESDEILIDFDNISFHSIKNHLLQYIVGSTILATFMAVLLGLICYVILNFYNRKATT, from the coding sequence ATGAATGTGGTGCAAAATAATAAATCGTGGTGCGTAATTATTCCTACCTATAACAATGCAAAAACTTTAAAGCGTGTTATAGACGGCGTGTTAAATTATACCAGTCATATTTTTATTGTGAACGATGGAAGCACCGACAAAACTGCCGATATTTTAAAAAATTACAAGCAACTTTACATTTTAAATGTTCCACAAAACAAAGGCAAGGGAAACGCTTTGCAAGTGGGTTTTAAAAAAGCATTAGCGTTAAATTACGATTATGCTTTAACGATAGATTCAGATGGACAACATTATCCTGCAGATATTTCTGTTTTTTTAGAGGAATTAAATGCGACAAAAGAACCGATTTTGTTGATTGGAAGCCGAAATATGACACACGAAAGTGTACCTAAAAAAAGCAGTTTTGGAAATCGATTTTCTAATTTTTGGTTTCAATTTGAAACAGGAATTAAACTGACAGACACACAATCGGGTTATCGTTTGTATCCTTTGAAACATCTTCCAAAAAGATTTTTTACCAAAAAATTCGAGTTTGAAATTGAAGTAATAGTGCGAACCGCTTGGAAAAACATTCAAGTAAAAAATGTACCTATTCAGGTTTTGTACGATCCAAACGAACGCGTTTCACATTTTCGTCCATTTCGCGATTTTACCCGCATAAGCATCCTAAATACGGTGTTGGTTATCATTACGTTGTTATACATTAAGCCGCGAAACATCCTTTTAAAATTCAAAAAAAAAAGTTTTAAGGCTTTTTTAAAAGAAGACATTCTACAAACCAACGATACCAACGAAGTAAAAGCAGCATCGCTTGCATTGGGCGTTTTTATTGGCATTGTTCCTGTTTGGGGCTTTCAAACATTTCTGTCGATTTTTTTGGCAGCCATTTTCAAATTAAACAAAACCATTTCTTTTGTAGGATCAAACATCAGCCTTCCTCCATTTATTCCGTTTATTGTACTGGGATCGCTAAAAGTTGGAAGTTTTTTTGTTGGCGAAAGTGATGAAATTCTGATAGATTTTGATAATATTTCGTTCCATTCTATAAAAAACCATTTACTGCAATACATTGTGGGAAGCACAATTTTAGCTACATTTATGGCTGTTTTGTTAGGATTGATTTGTTATGTAATCCTTAATTTTTACAACCGAAAAGCAACTACATAA
- a CDS encoding 1-acyl-sn-glycerol-3-phosphate acyltransferase codes for MFNGFYYLFQKIQKYPKTALLSSLLFLVCSVFILQKITFNEDITRIIPSNKTNNNTAQVISEMNFTDKIAVIFKKKKDTENQDLISAAEAFTDTLPVVKDYYLSVQGTLNEDLFQESFRFVYNNLPIYLNEADYTTIDQKLNNDSLSKQIQQNYETLLGGNASFMKDVVVDDPLQLSFLALKKLQQFQGNGDYKFQGGFLFTQDEEKIVLFINPKYGGSETQHNEIFVEKLNNLKQHISDKNPKVEVQYFGSPFIAVANAQQIKSDILTTVAISVSALMLMLIFYYRNWLVPIIVMIPTVFGGLFGLLCLYFLRTEISAISLSIAAILIGITIDYALHFLTHSKNTQSMQALFKDVAKPLLMSSSTTAVAFLCLLFVHSDALIDLGIFASISVVATAVFTLIILPHIYKGKTLKHSHAIDKIAKYPFEKNKVLIVFTLLLVAISAFTYHKVQFDGDLSKINFMPAEQQLAEKELYTDNKIAKSLFVVAYNENEDRVLEDNQQIFNKLKVSTYVNNVQSVSSLIPSKTEQLKAIERWKQFWNPSKINETVQAIESKSVAQGFNEKTHAAFYQLLNKDFSTINLASLKQFNQQLYNEFIHGKNRYLLSTVVTIDPKNRDAFVKNFEKENQGKQVLLIDRQALNEKYLGFLVNDFNSLVSYSFIAVFVILFVFYRRIELVLTASIPIALTGFITAGLMGLLNIPFNIFSTIVCTLVFGHGIDFTIFMTSALQKQYTDGKDEMPLYRTSIILAVLTTILAIGALIFAQHPALKSIALIALIGVSVAVLVTFVLYPLLFKFLFFNRVKKGLSPTTLILTVRSILMFTYYVIASLTISVFMRVFFWVLPISKNKKWHFFSSVMSGYMKSVLHLNPAVSKKIFHKERFQKQSVIISNHTSFLDSLTIGMTYSKVVYIVNDWVYKSPVFGRAVKFLGFYPATKGVEQGLVPLEERIGTDFSVMIFPEGTRSRTSEIGRFHKGAFFMAEELNLPIQPVYIHGNADLLPKGDFIIYNANCHVYVGEPLALNDERFGTSYTDRTKKISRFFKEEYNNIRLNAEDADYFKQKLFLNFLYKEHGILNTVKADFKQHKSIYHQLFHLISDKASIAHITTDFGQLDFLLVNQFPSRKVHTYNLNEEHRSMAKASYINQKFKVKYADDLTEIWQNSSVLILSHLQQFNVDIPQNINQIVVVCCKFKPNFTGFTRTEDQLKIQVFQRNETALIRL; via the coding sequence ATGTTTAACGGATTTTATTATTTGTTTCAAAAAATTCAGAAATATCCTAAAACAGCACTTTTAAGTTCGTTGTTATTTTTGGTGTGCTCGGTTTTTATCCTTCAAAAAATTACTTTTAACGAAGATATTACGCGGATTATTCCAAGCAATAAAACCAATAACAACACAGCCCAGGTTATTAGCGAAATGAATTTTACCGATAAAATTGCGGTCATTTTCAAGAAGAAAAAAGATACTGAAAACCAAGACTTAATCAGTGCTGCCGAAGCTTTTACCGATACATTGCCTGTTGTAAAAGATTATTATTTGTCGGTTCAAGGAACGTTGAATGAAGATCTTTTTCAGGAATCATTTCGTTTTGTGTACAATAATTTACCGATTTATCTGAACGAAGCCGATTATACAACCATCGATCAAAAACTGAATAACGACAGCCTTTCCAAGCAAATTCAGCAGAATTACGAAACGTTGTTAGGCGGCAATGCATCGTTTATGAAAGATGTTGTGGTTGATGATCCTTTACAATTATCGTTTTTGGCGTTGAAGAAATTACAACAGTTTCAAGGAAACGGCGATTATAAATTTCAAGGCGGATTTTTGTTTACGCAGGATGAAGAAAAAATAGTGTTGTTCATTAATCCGAAATACGGCGGAAGCGAAACACAACACAATGAAATTTTCGTAGAAAAACTAAATAATTTAAAACAGCATATTTCAGATAAAAATCCAAAGGTTGAGGTGCAATATTTTGGTTCGCCCTTTATTGCCGTTGCCAATGCGCAACAAATTAAAAGCGATATTTTAACCACGGTAGCCATTTCCGTTTCGGCTTTAATGTTGATGCTGATTTTTTATTACAGAAATTGGTTGGTCCCAATAATTGTAATGATTCCAACGGTTTTTGGCGGATTATTCGGGTTGTTGTGTCTGTATTTTTTACGGACAGAAATTTCGGCGATATCGTTATCAATCGCTGCCATTTTAATAGGAATTACCATTGATTATGCACTACATTTTTTAACGCATTCCAAAAACACACAAAGCATGCAAGCGTTGTTTAAAGATGTTGCAAAACCGCTGTTAATGAGCAGTTCCACTACCGCGGTTGCCTTTTTGTGCTTGCTTTTTGTACATTCGGACGCATTGATTGATTTAGGAATTTTCGCAAGTATTTCGGTAGTTGCAACAGCCGTTTTCACGTTGATTATTCTGCCACATATTTACAAAGGCAAAACCTTAAAACACAGTCACGCTATTGATAAAATTGCGAAATATCCTTTCGAAAAAAACAAGGTTTTAATTGTTTTCACGCTGCTTTTGGTTGCAATAAGTGCTTTTACGTATCATAAAGTGCAATTTGATGGCGATTTGTCTAAAATTAATTTTATGCCTGCCGAACAGCAATTGGCTGAAAAAGAATTATATACAGATAATAAAATTGCCAAAAGTTTATTTGTGGTTGCTTATAATGAAAACGAAGATCGAGTTTTAGAAGATAACCAGCAGATTTTCAATAAACTAAAAGTGAGTACTTATGTAAACAATGTGCAATCGGTAAGTAGTTTGATTCCTTCAAAAACTGAACAATTAAAAGCGATTGAACGTTGGAAGCAGTTTTGGAATCCTTCTAAAATTAATGAAACCGTACAAGCAATCGAATCAAAAAGTGTAGCACAAGGCTTTAACGAGAAAACCCACGCTGCATTTTATCAATTATTGAACAAAGATTTTTCAACCATAAATCTGGCTTCATTAAAACAGTTTAATCAGCAACTGTACAACGAATTTATCCATGGTAAAAACCGTTATTTGTTATCAACCGTTGTAACAATCGACCCAAAAAACCGAGATGCATTTGTAAAGAATTTCGAGAAAGAAAATCAAGGAAAACAAGTGCTTTTAATTGACCGCCAAGCGTTGAACGAAAAATATTTAGGCTTTTTAGTGAATGATTTTAATTCGTTGGTTTCGTATTCGTTTATTGCTGTTTTTGTAATTCTTTTTGTTTTTTATCGAAGAATTGAATTGGTACTAACAGCATCAATTCCCATAGCGTTAACAGGTTTCATCACCGCAGGATTAATGGGATTGTTGAACATTCCGTTTAATATTTTCAGCACCATCGTTTGTACGCTGGTTTTTGGTCACGGAATCGATTTTACCATTTTTATGACCAGCGCACTGCAAAAACAATATACAGATGGCAAAGACGAAATGCCTTTGTATCGCACATCAATAATATTAGCGGTTTTAACAACCATTCTGGCAATCGGGGCATTGATATTTGCACAACATCCTGCCTTAAAATCAATCGCATTAATTGCATTAATTGGTGTAAGTGTGGCGGTTTTGGTAACATTTGTACTGTATCCGTTGTTGTTTAAATTTCTATTTTTCAATCGAGTAAAAAAAGGGTTGTCTCCAACTACACTTATCCTTACCGTTCGGTCAATTTTAATGTTTACCTATTATGTAATTGCCAGTTTAACCATATCGGTTTTCATGCGAGTGTTTTTCTGGGTTTTACCAATATCAAAAAACAAAAAATGGCACTTTTTCAGCAGTGTAATGTCGGGTTATATGAAATCGGTTTTACACTTAAATCCTGCCGTAAGTAAAAAAATCTTTCATAAAGAACGCTTTCAAAAACAGTCGGTAATCATATCAAACCACACCTCGTTTTTAGATTCGTTAACTATTGGAATGACGTATTCTAAAGTGGTTTACATTGTGAACGACTGGGTTTATAAATCGCCGGTTTTTGGAAGAGCCGTAAAGTTTTTAGGATTTTACCCTGCAACAAAAGGGGTTGAACAAGGATTGGTTCCGTTAGAAGAACGCATTGGAACCGATTTTTCTGTAATGATTTTCCCCGAAGGAACCCGCTCGCGAACATCAGAAATTGGTCGTTTTCACAAAGGTGCTTTTTTTATGGCAGAAGAATTGAATTTGCCAATTCAACCGGTTTATATCCACGGAAATGCCGATTTGCTGCCTAAAGGCGATTTTATCATTTACAATGCAAATTGCCATGTATATGTGGGCGAACCACTTGCTTTAAACGATGAACGATTTGGGACTTCATACACAGATCGAACTAAGAAAATAAGTCGATTTTTTAAAGAAGAATACAATAACATTCGTTTAAACGCAGAAGATGCTGATTATTTTAAGCAGAAGTTGTTCTTGAATTTTTTGTATAAAGAACATGGAATTTTAAATACCGTAAAAGCAGATTTTAAACAACATAAATCAATCTATCATCAATTATTTCATTTAATTAGTGATAAAGCGTCAATTGCTCATATAACAACTGATTTTGGCCAGCTTGATTTTCTTTTGGTCAATCAATTCCCATCAAGAAAAGTGCATACCTATAATTTAAACGAAGAACACAGATCAATGGCGAAAGCAAGTTACATCAATCAAAAATTTAAAGTAAAATATGCCGATGATTTGACGGAGATTTGGCAAAACAGCAGCGTATTGATACTTTCTCATTTGCAGCAGTTTAACGTCGATATTCCACAAAATATCAACCAAATTGTAGTAGTTTGTTGTAAATTTAAACCGAATTTTACAGGTTTTACACGAACTGAAGATCAACTAAAAATACAAGTATTTCAACGTAATGAAACAGCCTTAATACGTTTGTAA
- a CDS encoding phytoene desaturase family protein: MKQTKTYDVVVIGSGLGGLVSALLLAQEGKKVCVLEKNNQYGGNLQTFVRDKTIFDTGVHYIGALKKDENLGRYFSYLNILNDLDLSQLNKNKFDVISFGNETIQYPQAQGYENFVKQLLIYFPDEEQSLKKYIETIQFYCNQFPLYNLKNNTGYNEEIMQHSVENVLNSIISNKKLQAVLLGNSFLYAIKSSETPFYVHALTVNSYIQSSWRCVKGGSQITKAFIKQLRSFKADLFKHQKVDKLNFKENILESCETVDCIYKADQFVSDIDLKQLFAMFNEQNQRKLYIKRINQLKNGPSVFSVHIVLKPNTVPYFNHNIYHFESEDNVFSYENNFIDNKPQSVVITTNPHQKNQEFAQSISLMTYMDFGQVEKWQHTFNTVRNENDRGSDYEQFKSKIVTELLQILDKYFQDIQENIISTHTSSPLSYRDYIGTLDGTMYGFEKEAAQPLKTMISPKTKIDNLFLTGQNVRLHGILGVTITGFLTVAEMVGKDYFFDKVFKKVGYE; encoded by the coding sequence ATGAAGCAAACTAAAACATACGATGTTGTTGTAATTGGCAGCGGTCTGGGCGGCTTGGTTTCGGCATTGTTGCTGGCGCAAGAAGGCAAAAAAGTATGTGTTTTAGAGAAGAATAATCAGTACGGTGGTAACTTGCAAACCTTTGTGCGCGATAAAACAATTTTCGATACCGGCGTTCATTACATAGGAGCATTAAAGAAAGATGAAAATTTAGGTCGATACTTTTCTTACCTAAACATTTTAAACGATTTGGATTTGTCGCAATTAAACAAAAATAAGTTTGATGTGATTAGTTTTGGTAACGAAACCATTCAATATCCCCAAGCTCAAGGTTACGAAAATTTTGTAAAACAGTTATTGATTTATTTTCCTGATGAAGAACAGTCGTTAAAAAAGTATATTGAAACCATTCAGTTTTATTGCAATCAATTTCCGTTGTACAACCTAAAAAACAACACGGGTTATAACGAAGAAATCATGCAGCATTCGGTTGAAAATGTACTAAATTCAATCATTTCAAACAAAAAATTGCAAGCTGTTTTATTGGGAAACAGTTTTTTGTATGCTATAAAATCAAGCGAAACTCCTTTTTATGTTCACGCATTAACGGTAAATTCGTATATACAAAGTTCTTGGCGATGCGTTAAAGGCGGAAGTCAGATCACCAAAGCATTTATAAAACAATTACGGAGTTTTAAAGCCGATTTGTTCAAACATCAAAAAGTAGATAAGCTTAATTTTAAAGAAAATATTTTAGAAAGTTGCGAAACGGTTGACTGTATTTACAAAGCCGATCAGTTTGTTTCGGATATCGATTTAAAGCAACTTTTTGCAATGTTTAATGAGCAAAATCAACGAAAACTTTATATAAAACGAATTAATCAGTTAAAGAACGGGCCATCGGTTTTTTCGGTTCATATCGTTTTAAAACCTAATACCGTTCCTTATTTCAACCATAATATTTATCATTTTGAAAGTGAAGATAACGTGTTTTCATACGAAAATAATTTTATAGATAATAAACCACAATCTGTTGTAATTACTACCAATCCGCATCAGAAAAATCAAGAATTTGCACAAAGCATTTCGTTAATGACGTATATGGATTTTGGTCAGGTTGAAAAATGGCAGCATACCTTTAACACCGTTAGAAATGAAAACGACCGCGGAAGTGATTACGAACAATTTAAAAGCAAAATTGTAACCGAATTATTACAGATTTTAGATAAATATTTCCAGGATATTCAAGAAAATATAATTTCTACACACACATCTTCACCGCTTTCGTACCGAGATTATATAGGAACTTTAGACGGAACCATGTACGGTTTTGAAAAAGAAGCTGCACAACCTTTAAAAACCATGATTTCGCCGAAAACGAAGATTGACAATTTGTTTTTAACCGGACAAAATGTGCGTTTACACGGAATTTTAGGCGTAACGATTACCGGCTTTTTAACGGTCGCCGAAATGGTTGGCAAAGATTATTTTTTTGATAAAGTATTTAAAAAAGTAGGGTATGAGTAA
- a CDS encoding C45 family autoproteolytic acyltransferase/hydolase: MSKKIFSLVLLLSLISCGSIKNLKKESDLFETEFQRQEFSIKKTDVLNKSTNGNWQLRISGNPYELGYKKGFLTQKLYHYQERVFFDKVAEIVPNPSKQKKLLLFLKWYNRFILDYVPLELKQELYAVSTFGSGEFDNLGTKFERNLLLHSSHDIGHAMQDLMLVGCSSIALWDDFTEDGKLLIGRNFDFYVNDEFAQNKIVEFISPKSGYKYASVTWPGMVGVVSGMNEKGLTITLNAGKSSIPLRGKTPVSIVARYILQYAQNIDEAIQIAQKFEVFVSESFLIGSAADNKAVVIEISPKKFDVYEQHNGKLICTNHFQSKSYQSDKRNRQHIEHSHSQYRLEKLEESFHKEQTYQVKDVLKVLRDVSGLDHQNIGLGNEKSLNQLLAHHAVIFKPSEQIMYVSNYPYQLGAFDAYNLNDIFAGNELNPIKQMELPADDFVSSAAFKNYRLYKKAEELIVRSIAKKTVLPEGFLTNFSQLNPNLWRTYQLLGDYYTVQQNWQNAVKNYELALQKEISSETEQKAIIKNHQKALKKL, from the coding sequence ATGAGTAAAAAAATATTTTCGCTTGTACTGCTGCTTTCTTTAATAAGTTGCGGAAGCATTAAAAATCTGAAAAAGGAATCTGATTTGTTTGAAACCGAATTTCAACGACAAGAGTTTTCAATTAAAAAAACAGATGTTTTAAACAAATCTACTAACGGAAACTGGCAGTTAAGAATTTCTGGAAATCCGTATGAATTGGGATATAAAAAAGGATTTTTGACTCAAAAACTGTATCATTATCAAGAACGTGTTTTCTTTGATAAAGTTGCCGAAATTGTTCCAAATCCTTCCAAACAAAAAAAATTATTGCTGTTTTTAAAATGGTATAACCGTTTTATATTAGATTACGTTCCGTTAGAATTAAAGCAGGAACTTTATGCTGTTTCAACGTTTGGATCTGGTGAATTTGACAATTTGGGAACTAAATTCGAACGTAATTTACTGCTGCATAGTTCGCACGATATTGGTCACGCTATGCAAGATTTAATGTTGGTGGGCTGCTCGTCTATTGCTTTGTGGGACGATTTTACCGAAGACGGAAAGTTGCTTATTGGCAGAAATTTCGATTTTTATGTAAACGATGAATTTGCACAAAACAAAATTGTAGAATTTATAAGCCCAAAAAGTGGTTATAAATACGCATCAGTTACCTGGCCGGGAATGGTTGGCGTTGTTTCGGGTATGAACGAAAAAGGGTTAACCATTACGTTGAACGCCGGTAAATCGTCTATTCCTTTGCGTGGTAAAACGCCTGTTTCTATCGTGGCGCGTTATATTTTACAGTATGCTCAAAATATTGATGAAGCAATTCAAATTGCTCAAAAGTTTGAAGTTTTTGTGTCGGAATCGTTTTTAATTGGCAGTGCTGCAGACAACAAAGCGGTTGTTATTGAAATAAGTCCTAAAAAGTTTGATGTGTACGAGCAACACAACGGAAAACTAATTTGCACAAACCATTTTCAGTCTAAAAGCTATCAATCCGATAAACGCAATCGGCAACACATAGAACATTCGCATTCACAGTATCGTTTAGAAAAATTAGAAGAATCTTTTCACAAAGAACAAACTTATCAGGTTAAAGATGTTTTAAAGGTTTTGCGAGATGTATCGGGGTTAGATCATCAGAATATCGGTTTAGGTAACGAAAAATCACTCAATCAGTTACTGGCACATCACGCAGTGATTTTTAAACCAAGTGAACAAATAATGTATGTTTCAAACTATCCGTACCAATTGGGTGCTTTTGATGCGTATAATTTAAACGATATTTTTGCCGGAAACGAATTAAACCCCATAAAGCAAATGGAGTTACCGGCTGATGATTTTGTTTCTTCGGCAGCCTTTAAAAACTATCGTTTATATAAAAAGGCAGAAGAACTGATCGTGCGTTCCATTGCAAAAAAAACCGTACTTCCAGAAGGATTTTTGACTAATTTTTCCCAACTAAATCCCAATTTGTGGCGAACGTATCAATTGTTGGGCGATTATTATACGGTGCAGCAAAACTGGCAAAATGCGGTAAAAAATTACGAACTTGCCCTGCAAAAAGAAATCAGTTCAGAAACAGAACAAAAAGCAATTATAAAAAACCATCAAAAAGCCCTGAAAAAGTTATGA
- a CDS encoding phenylacetate--CoA ligase family protein: MIPEIETKNQAEIEAFQNNLLQKHIAYLIEKSPFYQRKFKSENIQADTIQTTDDLLKISVTTKTDLQLYNDDFLCVPKHEILDYATTSGTLGDPVTFGLTDNDLERLAYNEMLSFQCAGVQKGDLVQLMTTIDRRFMAGLAYFLGLRKLGAGIVRVGAGVPPLQWDSILRYQPKYLIAVPSFLLKVIEYAEENNIDYKNSSVKGVICIGEALRTTSLQPTLLANRIREKWNIDLYSTYASTEMSAAFTECDQFAGGHHHPELIITEILDDAGNRVKDGELGELVITTLGVEAMPLLRFKTGDLVRKHTTVCPCGRTTYRLGPVEGRKQQMIKYKGTTLYPPAMHDAVAHFKEVKLHLIEISSNEIGTDEIVIRLFATDTSDEFSAKLKDYFRARLRVTPQIVFEDELTLQKIIFDPLIRKPLTFIDKR; the protein is encoded by the coding sequence ATGATACCTGAAATAGAAACCAAAAATCAAGCGGAAATAGAAGCTTTTCAAAACAATTTGTTGCAAAAACATATTGCGTATTTAATAGAAAAATCGCCGTTTTATCAACGCAAATTTAAATCGGAAAATATTCAGGCAGATACCATCCAAACCACAGATGATTTATTAAAAATTTCGGTAACTACCAAAACCGATTTGCAACTGTATAACGATGATTTTTTATGCGTTCCCAAACACGAAATCCTTGATTATGCTACCACTTCAGGTACCTTGGGAGATCCTGTAACTTTTGGATTAACGGATAACGATTTAGAACGTTTGGCTTATAACGAAATGCTGTCATTTCAATGTGCCGGAGTTCAAAAAGGCGATTTGGTACAGCTTATGACAACTATTGATCGACGATTTATGGCGGGTTTGGCATACTTTTTAGGACTTCGGAAATTGGGTGCGGGTATCGTTCGGGTAGGTGCAGGTGTGCCACCGTTACAGTGGGATTCTATTTTGCGGTATCAACCTAAGTATTTAATTGCCGTACCGTCGTTCCTTCTTAAAGTGATTGAATACGCCGAAGAAAATAACATCGATTATAAAAACAGTTCGGTAAAAGGAGTCATCTGTATTGGCGAAGCTTTGCGAACAACCAGTTTACAGCCTACGCTTTTAGCCAACAGAATTCGCGAAAAATGGAACATTGATTTGTATTCTACCTACGCATCTACCGAAATGAGTGCTGCTTTTACCGAATGTGATCAGTTTGCAGGCGGGCATCATCATCCCGAGTTAATCATTACTGAAATTTTAGACGATGCCGGAAATAGAGTAAAAGACGGCGAATTGGGCGAACTGGTTATAACAACGCTTGGAGTGGAAGCTATGCCGTTGCTGCGTTTTAAAACCGGAGATCTGGTTCGCAAGCACACAACGGTTTGCCCGTGCGGAAGAACCACCTATCGTTTAGGTCCGGTAGAAGGCAGAAAACAGCAAATGATAAAGTACAAAGGCACCACGTTATATCCGCCGGCAATGCACGATGCGGTAGCACATTTTAAAGAAGTAAAACTGCATTTGATCGAAATATCTTCAAACGAAATAGGTACAGACGAAATAGTTATTCGTTTGTTTGCAACTGATACATCTGATGAATTTTCAGCCAAATTAAAAGATTATTTTCGTGCAAGATTACGCGTAACACCGCAAATTGTTTTTGAAGATGAACTAACTTTGCAAAAGATTATTTTTGATCCTTTAATTAGAAAACCTTTAACATTTATAGATAAAAGATAA